A single region of the Ziziphus jujuba cultivar Dongzao chromosome 10, ASM3175591v1 genome encodes:
- the LOC112490617 gene encoding metal tolerance protein B isoform X1, translated as MAPTLLFPLQHDRETQELHHRRLKLESSLPSDSQQMEDEEMTPILRTEPQLEIEVPFVSENVLPMSPQLPCTSVCAFSGLENSILESEQRSKSAMKLCGLIFFYLLVMMVEIVGGVKANSLAVITDAGHLLTDVAGFSISLFSVWASGWKATSNQSFGYYRLEVVGALLSVQLIWLISGFLIYEAINRIFYRRATVNGILMFAIAAFGFVINFIMVIWLGHNHVHHACGHSHHDHAHAHAHSHKHGHSPKHDHSHGHDNMHDHNHNHGHKYQNDHESEEQCSISEEEKTSMVSSSAQTTKTLNINIQGAYLHVMVDMIQSIGVMIAGAIIWVKPDWLIVDLVCTLIFSVLSLSTTIPMIKNIYGILMEGAPSEIDITRLENDLKCIKGVQDVHDLHVWALTVGKIVLSCHVIAEPAASSSQLIYKIRDCCERTYRINHVTVQIE; from the exons atgGCACCCACTTTGTTATTCCCTTTACAACATGATCGAGAAACCCAAGAGCTTCATCATCGAAGGCTCAAACTTGAGTCTTCTCTTCCTTCTGATTCACAG CAGATGGAAGACGAGGAGATGACACCCATTTTAAGAACAGAACCCCAGCTGGAAATTGAGGTTCCATTTGTATCTGAAAATGTACTGCCTATGTCACCACAATTACCTTGCACTTCTGTTTGTGCCTTTTCAGGACTAGAAAATAGTATTTTGGAGTCGGAACAAAGATCAAAGTCAGCAATGAAACTTTGTGgactaatatttttctatttattagtTATGATGGTAGAGATTGTTGGTGGTGTGAAGGCAAACAGTCTTGCTGTAATTACAGATGCTGGTCACTTGCTCACTGATGTTGCCGGGTTCTCCATTTCTCTTTTCTCAGTATGGGCATCAGGATGGAAGGCAACATCAAACCAGTCTTTTGGTTATTATCGTCTTGAGGTTGTGGGTGCTCTTCTATCTGTGCAGCTTATATGGCTGATTTCTGGATTCTTGATTTATGAAGCTATTAACAGGATTTTCTACAGACGTGCAACAGTCAATGGGATTCTCATGTTTGCAATAGCAGCTTTTGGGTTTGTTATTAACTTCATCATGGTCATATGGCTTGGTCACAATCATGTTCATCATGCATGTGGacattctcatcatgatcatgcTCATGCTCATGCTCATTCTCATAAGCATGGTCATAGTCCCAAGCATGATCACAGTCATGGTCATGATAATATGCATgatcataatcataatcatgGTCATAAGTATCAGAATGATCATGAAAGTGAGGAACAATGTTCTATTTCTGAGGAGGAGAAGACTAGCATGGTCTCAAGCTCTGCACAAACGACCAAAACCTTAAACATTAACATCCAAGGTGCATACTTGCATGTTATGGTTGATATGATTCAGTCTATTGGGGTGATGATTGCTGGAGCAATCATTTGGGTGAAACCAGATTGGTTAATAGTTGATTTGGTCTGCACACTTATATTCTCTGTTCTCTCTCTCAGTACTACAATACCgatgattaaaaatatttacggCATATTGATGGAAGGAGCACCGAGTGAGATTGATATAACTAGGCTAGAAAACGATCTCAAGTGTATCAAAGGAGTTCAGGATGTTCACGACCTACATGTTTGGGCCCTAACTGTTGGGAAGATTGTGTTGTCTTGCCATGTAATAGCTGAGCCTGCAGCCAGCTCTAGTCAGTTAATTTACAAGATAAGGGATTGTTGTGAAAGAACATACAGAATAAATCATGTAACTGTACAAATTGAGTAG
- the LOC107410911 gene encoding ras-related protein Rab2BV, with protein MAHKVDHEYDYLFKIVLIGDSGVGKSNILSRFTRNEFCLESKSTIGVEFATRTLQVEGKTVKAQIWDTAGQERYRAITSAYYRGAVGALLVYDITKRQTFDNVQRWLRELRDHADSNIVIMMAGNKSDLSHLRAVSEDDGQALAEREGLSFLETSALEAINIEKAFQTILTEIYHIVSKKALAAQEAATNSTLPGQGTTINVNETSGNARRGCCST; from the exons ATGGCTCATAAAGTAGACCATGAGTATGACTATCTCTTCAAGATCGTTTTGATCGGAGACTCAGGTGTCGGTAAATCCAACATACTCTCTAGGTTTACCAGAAACGAGTTCTGTTTGGAATCCAAATCCACCATCGGCGTCGAGTTCGCCACCAGAACTCTCCAG GTTGAAGGAAAGACGGTTAAGGCACAGATCTGGGATACAGCGGGTCAGGAGCGGTATCGTGCTATCACCAGTGCCTACTATAGAGGAGCAGTTGGTGCACTCCTAGTCTATGACATAACAAAAAGGCAAACTTTTGACAATGTCCAGAGGTGGCTCCGTGAATTGAGGGACCATGCAGATTCTAACATTGTCATTATGATGGCTGGAAACAAGTCTGACTTGAGCCATCTTAGAGCTGTTTCAGAGGATGATGGTCAGGCATTGGCTGAGAGGGAAGGTCTCTCATTTCTTGAAACATCAGCACTGGAAGCAATCAATATTGAGAAGGCATTTCAAACCATATTAACAGAGATCTACCATATTGTGAGCAAAAAAGCATTGGCAGCTCAGGAAGCAGCCACAAATTCCACCCTTCCTGGTCAAGGAACTACCATCAATGTTAACGAGACTTCAGGGAATGCGAGGAGAGGTTGCTGCTCTACTTAA
- the LOC112490617 gene encoding metal tolerance protein B isoform X2, with amino-acid sequence MAPTLLFPLQHDRETQELHHRRLKLESSLPSDSQMEDEEMTPILRTEPQLEIEVPFVSENVLPMSPQLPCTSVCAFSGLENSILESEQRSKSAMKLCGLIFFYLLVMMVEIVGGVKANSLAVITDAGHLLTDVAGFSISLFSVWASGWKATSNQSFGYYRLEVVGALLSVQLIWLISGFLIYEAINRIFYRRATVNGILMFAIAAFGFVINFIMVIWLGHNHVHHACGHSHHDHAHAHAHSHKHGHSPKHDHSHGHDNMHDHNHNHGHKYQNDHESEEQCSISEEEKTSMVSSSAQTTKTLNINIQGAYLHVMVDMIQSIGVMIAGAIIWVKPDWLIVDLVCTLIFSVLSLSTTIPMIKNIYGILMEGAPSEIDITRLENDLKCIKGVQDVHDLHVWALTVGKIVLSCHVIAEPAASSSQLIYKIRDCCERTYRINHVTVQIE; translated from the exons atgGCACCCACTTTGTTATTCCCTTTACAACATGATCGAGAAACCCAAGAGCTTCATCATCGAAGGCTCAAACTTGAGTCTTCTCTTCCTTCTGATTCACAG ATGGAAGACGAGGAGATGACACCCATTTTAAGAACAGAACCCCAGCTGGAAATTGAGGTTCCATTTGTATCTGAAAATGTACTGCCTATGTCACCACAATTACCTTGCACTTCTGTTTGTGCCTTTTCAGGACTAGAAAATAGTATTTTGGAGTCGGAACAAAGATCAAAGTCAGCAATGAAACTTTGTGgactaatatttttctatttattagtTATGATGGTAGAGATTGTTGGTGGTGTGAAGGCAAACAGTCTTGCTGTAATTACAGATGCTGGTCACTTGCTCACTGATGTTGCCGGGTTCTCCATTTCTCTTTTCTCAGTATGGGCATCAGGATGGAAGGCAACATCAAACCAGTCTTTTGGTTATTATCGTCTTGAGGTTGTGGGTGCTCTTCTATCTGTGCAGCTTATATGGCTGATTTCTGGATTCTTGATTTATGAAGCTATTAACAGGATTTTCTACAGACGTGCAACAGTCAATGGGATTCTCATGTTTGCAATAGCAGCTTTTGGGTTTGTTATTAACTTCATCATGGTCATATGGCTTGGTCACAATCATGTTCATCATGCATGTGGacattctcatcatgatcatgcTCATGCTCATGCTCATTCTCATAAGCATGGTCATAGTCCCAAGCATGATCACAGTCATGGTCATGATAATATGCATgatcataatcataatcatgGTCATAAGTATCAGAATGATCATGAAAGTGAGGAACAATGTTCTATTTCTGAGGAGGAGAAGACTAGCATGGTCTCAAGCTCTGCACAAACGACCAAAACCTTAAACATTAACATCCAAGGTGCATACTTGCATGTTATGGTTGATATGATTCAGTCTATTGGGGTGATGATTGCTGGAGCAATCATTTGGGTGAAACCAGATTGGTTAATAGTTGATTTGGTCTGCACACTTATATTCTCTGTTCTCTCTCTCAGTACTACAATACCgatgattaaaaatatttacggCATATTGATGGAAGGAGCACCGAGTGAGATTGATATAACTAGGCTAGAAAACGATCTCAAGTGTATCAAAGGAGTTCAGGATGTTCACGACCTACATGTTTGGGCCCTAACTGTTGGGAAGATTGTGTTGTCTTGCCATGTAATAGCTGAGCCTGCAGCCAGCTCTAGTCAGTTAATTTACAAGATAAGGGATTGTTGTGAAAGAACATACAGAATAAATCATGTAACTGTACAAATTGAGTAG